A region of Plantactinospora sp. BC1 DNA encodes the following proteins:
- a CDS encoding tol-pal system YbgF family protein, whose product MSDDQTNPVPEPEPEPKPEPKSVVPSHDPLAAALGNASLVGVGYLMLGRLRLAVAATLVSAVLVAFLVWGSRSVWAEVVVLLWWLALVGHAWFLAGGRGQGAVQRDQRLIALAVTVPVLLAVGILRFDAARIERTVTEAREGGDCARALTALDRVSFGHRVADAPLTVRGERSAEACQRLRTAEEKLDTGLTGDTDGLKAGFDGLASVLVELPGHEKMVDTTLERFFGGLPTRDPCQTVAVTDWLRQRQPTNNALDRSAEAVARTAPAALVGCADNLMAASNWEAARTRYQQLLDQYPGQELNARAVEGVKRAGLAIELANVRRLLEGPTSTRPEYCTKPAPYSAAAPYTRGRTNRALFYGDEEYTRKLPAAWRATDVTTAVLVVCVSQKEYGTTVRTCPYENKISSRFPTYVAFRKIAIPVQAYELRTGKLVVNAKVEISGSSCPRVLTYTRYTGLIDIGPPSEVYVTASDANVRSAFRSLISRG is encoded by the coding sequence ATGAGTGACGATCAGACGAATCCCGTGCCGGAGCCGGAGCCGGAGCCGAAGCCGGAGCCGAAGTCGGTAGTTCCGTCCCATGACCCGCTGGCCGCCGCTCTCGGCAACGCCTCCCTGGTCGGCGTCGGCTACCTGATGCTCGGCCGGCTCAGGCTGGCCGTGGCCGCCACACTGGTCAGCGCCGTACTCGTCGCCTTCCTCGTCTGGGGCAGCCGGTCGGTGTGGGCCGAGGTCGTCGTACTTCTTTGGTGGTTGGCGCTCGTCGGGCACGCCTGGTTCCTGGCCGGCGGGCGCGGTCAGGGCGCCGTACAGCGTGACCAACGGCTGATCGCGCTCGCCGTGACGGTGCCGGTGCTGCTGGCCGTGGGGATCCTGCGGTTCGACGCGGCGAGGATCGAACGGACCGTCACCGAGGCCCGGGAGGGCGGCGACTGCGCGCGGGCGTTGACCGCCCTGGACCGGGTGTCGTTCGGCCATCGGGTGGCCGACGCCCCGCTGACCGTCCGTGGCGAGCGGAGCGCCGAAGCCTGCCAACGACTGCGGACCGCCGAGGAGAAGCTCGACACCGGGCTGACCGGAGACACCGACGGGTTGAAGGCGGGCTTCGATGGGCTCGCCTCGGTCCTCGTGGAGCTGCCCGGCCACGAGAAGATGGTGGACACCACCCTGGAGAGGTTCTTCGGCGGGCTGCCAACCAGAGACCCCTGCCAGACGGTCGCGGTCACCGACTGGCTTCGCCAGCGGCAGCCGACCAACAACGCACTGGACCGGTCCGCCGAGGCCGTGGCGCGGACCGCGCCGGCCGCGCTCGTCGGCTGCGCCGACAACCTGATGGCCGCCAGCAACTGGGAGGCCGCCCGGACGCGTTACCAGCAGCTTCTCGACCAGTACCCCGGGCAGGAGTTGAACGCCCGGGCCGTCGAGGGGGTCAAGCGGGCCGGCCTGGCCATCGAGCTGGCGAACGTGCGCCGCCTGCTCGAAGGACCGACCAGCACCCGACCGGAGTACTGCACCAAGCCGGCGCCCTACAGCGCCGCCGCCCCGTACACCAGGGGCAGGACGAACCGTGCCCTCTTCTACGGCGACGAGGAGTACACGAGGAAGCTCCCCGCCGCCTGGCGGGCCACCGACGTCACCACCGCGGTGCTGGTGGTCTGCGTGAGCCAGAAGGAGTACGGGACCACAGTCCGGACCTGCCCCTACGAGAACAAGATCTCTTCGCGGTTCCCGACGTACGTGGCCTTCCGCAAGATCGCGATTCCGGTGCAGGCATACGAACTCCGGACCGGGAAGCTCGTGGTCAACGCGAAGGTGGAGATCAGCGGTTCGAGTTGCCCGAGGGTTCTCACCTACACCCGATACACCGGCCTCATCGACATCGGCCCGCCGTCGGAGGTGTACGTCACCGCCTCCGACGCCAACGTCCGGTCCGCCTTCCGCTCCCTGATCAGCCGAGGCTAG
- a CDS encoding metallophosphoesterase produces MQKRTVFRLAAGTVVAGGAALAYASLVERNLFTLRRYDVPVLATDAEPLRILHLSDLHMMPDQRRKQAWVASLAATDPDLVVVTGDNLAHPDAVPGALRALQPMLDYPGAFVFGSNDYRGPVWKNPFSYLLPDREYVQGVELPAEDLREVLVGAGWADLNNARTSIKAGGRQIELVGVDDPHIERDDYASVAGPVPAQADLAIGVTHSPEPRVLDEMAADGFTLLLAGHTHGGQVRVPLVGALTTNCGLPRSMARGLHRWPETDAWLHVSAGLGTHPTAPVRFACRPEASLLTLIPR; encoded by the coding sequence ATGCAGAAGCGCACAGTATTCCGGTTGGCCGCCGGTACCGTCGTCGCGGGCGGTGCCGCCCTGGCGTACGCCTCGCTCGTCGAACGCAACCTGTTCACGCTGCGCCGGTACGACGTACCCGTGCTCGCCACCGACGCCGAGCCGCTGCGCATCCTGCACCTGTCGGACCTGCACATGATGCCGGACCAGCGCCGCAAGCAGGCCTGGGTGGCGTCGCTGGCCGCGACCGACCCGGATCTGGTGGTGGTGACCGGGGACAACCTGGCGCACCCCGACGCCGTACCCGGGGCGCTGCGGGCGCTGCAACCGATGCTCGACTACCCCGGTGCCTTCGTGTTCGGCTCCAACGACTACCGGGGACCGGTCTGGAAAAATCCGTTCAGCTACCTGCTGCCGGATCGGGAGTACGTGCAGGGTGTCGAGCTGCCCGCCGAGGATCTGCGGGAGGTGCTGGTCGGCGCCGGCTGGGCGGACCTGAACAACGCCCGGACGTCGATCAAGGCCGGCGGCCGGCAGATCGAGCTGGTCGGCGTCGACGACCCGCACATCGAGCGGGACGACTATGCCTCGGTCGCCGGACCGGTACCGGCGCAGGCCGACCTCGCCATCGGAGTCACCCACTCGCCCGAGCCCCGGGTACTCGACGAGATGGCCGCCGACGGCTTCACCCTGCTGCTCGCCGGCCACACCCACGGCGGCCAGGTCCGGGTCCCGCTGGTCGGCGCGCTGACCACCAACTGCGGCCTGCCCCGGTCGATGGCCCGGGGGCTGCACCGCTGGCCCGAGACGGACGCCTGGCTGCACGTCTCCGCCGGCCTCGGCACCCACCCCACCGCCCCGGTACGGTTCGCCTGCCGGCCGGAGGCGTCGCTGTTGACCCTGATCCCGCGCTGA
- a CDS encoding GatB/YqeY domain-containing protein, which produces MGTLKDLLTTDMRTALKARDELTTSTLRMALAAIGTAEVAGKEKRELSDPEVLAVLTKEAKKRREAAAAFGDAGRAEQAERERAEGEVLDRYLPKQLADEELAELVAGALAAGGFTERGQMGPAMKAAQAAVAGRAEGGRVAAEVRRQLGAG; this is translated from the coding sequence ATGGGCACCTTGAAGGACCTCCTGACCACGGACATGCGTACCGCGCTGAAGGCTCGTGACGAGCTGACCACCTCGACGCTGCGGATGGCGTTGGCGGCGATCGGCACCGCCGAGGTCGCCGGCAAGGAGAAGCGGGAACTCTCCGACCCCGAGGTGCTGGCGGTGCTGACCAAGGAAGCCAAGAAGCGCCGGGAGGCGGCTGCCGCCTTCGGCGACGCCGGGCGGGCCGAGCAGGCGGAGCGGGAGCGGGCCGAGGGCGAGGTGCTCGACCGGTACCTGCCGAAGCAGCTCGCCGACGAGGAGCTGGCCGAGCTGGTCGCGGGGGCGCTGGCCGCCGGTGGGTTCACCGAGCGCGGTCAGATGGGCCCGGCGATGAAGGCGGCCCAGGCCGCGGTGGCGGGCCGGGCCGAGGGCGGTCGGGTCGCCGCCGAGGTACGCCGGCAGCTCGGCGCCGGCTGA
- a CDS encoding transglycosylase domain-containing protein: MRKRDHNVFTNAASLLICGLLAGVVVAAAAFPAVAMSGLAAKAGAETFDKLPTELTVKKAPQISYLYASDGKTPLATMYDENRRDVPLKDVAPVVGQALVAAEDKRFYEHNGVDVNGVARAFVANNQAGVTTQGASTLTMQYVRLTIAYSATHPQDVVAATEDTSARKLREMRYALQLDADLSKDEILEGYLNIAPFGNGAYGIFAASQVYFGKHPKNLKLEEAAMLAGMVKAPSDNDPTTKAGYPAAVERRNWVLDQMVETKAITAEEAEKAKAVRLVVKDKRTPNGCVDVGKNDWGFFCDFFYRWWMDQETFGRTKYDRERRLKSGGYTVVTTLDAKTQDAAKKAVERNVKTGKKEAMMVAAVEPGTGRVRALAVNRNYKLDDPNNPQNKISTNPAKKRKKIRGTYPNTTNPLLTGGGDITGYQAGSTFKIFTVVAALENGYPLEWSMNAKPVAQTKYIVEHNSPAACPGTNKYCPQNASASMAGVHNMWSAFGSSVNTYFVPLQERVGAAKVVDAAKRMGITFRASNDANFAATKQSANGWGAFTLGVSQTTPLELANAYATLAADGKYCKPIPVQLIRDQDGNKLDIANPQCSQTIKAEVARAAVDAARCPVGDNSSTSRCKGRTAGNVRGIVGKPVAGKSGTTDSEKTASLVVMTKQLAVAGILADPDWAETTQNMGHNEPGGVNHAVYQTLRDAMKGKPSIQFTPPGGKIVNGDQRSIPNVKCQPVQSALSRVRGAGFEAELGGQVDSTCPAGTAAGTSPEGRTIKGGAVTIEVSNGKAPAGANAPAGPGGPRPPGRR; encoded by the coding sequence ATGCGGAAGCGTGACCACAATGTCTTCACCAACGCCGCGTCGCTGCTGATCTGTGGGCTGCTGGCCGGCGTGGTGGTTGCCGCGGCCGCGTTCCCCGCAGTGGCGATGTCCGGGCTGGCCGCCAAGGCCGGCGCGGAGACGTTCGACAAGCTGCCCACCGAACTGACCGTCAAGAAGGCGCCGCAGATCAGCTACCTCTACGCCTCCGACGGCAAGACCCCGCTCGCCACCATGTACGACGAGAACCGTCGCGACGTACCGCTCAAGGACGTCGCACCGGTCGTCGGGCAGGCGCTGGTCGCCGCCGAGGACAAGCGCTTCTACGAGCACAACGGCGTCGACGTCAACGGCGTCGCCCGGGCGTTCGTGGCGAACAACCAGGCCGGGGTCACCACCCAGGGTGCCTCCACGCTCACCATGCAGTACGTCCGGCTCACCATCGCCTACTCGGCGACGCACCCGCAGGACGTCGTGGCGGCCACTGAGGACACCAGCGCCCGGAAGCTGCGCGAGATGCGGTACGCCCTGCAACTCGACGCGGACCTGAGCAAGGACGAGATCCTGGAGGGCTACCTCAACATCGCCCCGTTCGGCAACGGCGCGTACGGCATCTTCGCCGCCAGCCAGGTGTACTTCGGCAAGCACCCGAAGAACCTGAAGCTCGAAGAGGCGGCGATGCTGGCCGGGATGGTCAAGGCACCGTCGGACAACGACCCGACCACCAAGGCCGGCTACCCGGCCGCGGTCGAGCGGCGCAACTGGGTCCTCGACCAGATGGTCGAGACCAAGGCGATCACCGCGGAGGAGGCCGAGAAGGCCAAGGCGGTCAGGCTGGTGGTCAAGGACAAGCGCACCCCGAACGGCTGCGTCGACGTCGGCAAGAACGACTGGGGCTTCTTCTGCGACTTCTTCTACCGCTGGTGGATGGATCAGGAGACCTTCGGCCGCACCAAGTACGACCGGGAGCGGCGGCTCAAGAGCGGCGGCTACACCGTGGTCACCACCCTCGACGCCAAGACGCAGGACGCGGCCAAGAAGGCCGTCGAGCGCAACGTCAAGACGGGCAAGAAGGAAGCCATGATGGTGGCGGCGGTCGAGCCCGGCACCGGGCGGGTCCGCGCGCTGGCGGTGAACCGCAATTACAAGCTCGACGACCCGAACAACCCGCAGAACAAGATCAGCACGAACCCGGCGAAGAAGCGGAAGAAGATTCGGGGTACGTACCCGAACACCACCAACCCGCTGCTGACCGGCGGTGGTGACATCACGGGTTACCAGGCCGGCTCGACCTTCAAGATCTTCACGGTGGTGGCGGCGCTGGAGAACGGCTACCCGCTGGAGTGGAGCATGAACGCCAAGCCGGTCGCCCAGACGAAGTACATCGTCGAACACAACTCCCCGGCCGCCTGTCCGGGGACCAACAAGTACTGCCCGCAGAACGCCAGCGCGAGCATGGCCGGCGTGCACAACATGTGGAGCGCCTTCGGGTCGTCGGTGAACACCTACTTCGTGCCGCTCCAGGAGCGGGTCGGCGCGGCCAAGGTGGTCGACGCGGCTAAGCGGATGGGCATCACCTTCCGGGCCAGCAACGACGCGAACTTCGCCGCCACCAAGCAGTCGGCGAACGGCTGGGGCGCCTTCACCCTCGGTGTCTCCCAGACGACCCCGCTGGAGCTGGCCAACGCGTACGCCACGCTCGCCGCCGACGGCAAGTACTGCAAGCCGATCCCGGTGCAGTTGATCCGGGACCAGGACGGCAACAAGCTCGACATCGCCAACCCGCAGTGCTCGCAGACGATCAAAGCCGAGGTCGCGCGGGCGGCCGTCGACGCGGCCCGCTGCCCGGTCGGCGACAACTCGTCCACCTCGCGCTGCAAGGGGCGTACCGCCGGGAACGTCCGGGGCATCGTCGGCAAGCCGGTCGCCGGCAAGAGCGGCACCACCGACAGCGAGAAGACCGCCTCGCTGGTCGTGATGACCAAGCAGCTCGCGGTCGCCGGCATCCTCGCCGACCCGGACTGGGCCGAGACCACCCAGAACATGGGCCACAACGAGCCCGGCGGCGTCAACCACGCCGTCTACCAGACGCTCCGGGACGCGATGAAGGGGAAACCCTCGATCCAGTTCACCCCGCCAGGCGGCAAGATCGTCAATGGGGACCAGCGGAGCATCCCGAACGTCAAGTGCCAGCCGGTCCAGTCCGCCCTCTCCCGGGTCCGGGGTGCCGGCTTCGAGGCCGAGCTGGGCGGTCAGGTGGACTCGACCTGTCCCGCCGGCACCGCCGCCGGCACCAGCCCCGAGGGTCGGACGATCAAGGGTGGGGCGGTGACCATCGAGGTCAGCAACGGCAAGGCCCCGGCCGGCGCGAACGCTCCGGCCGGACCGGGCGGCCCCCGGCCACCCGGCCGCCGCTGA
- a CDS encoding WhiB family transcriptional regulator: MGMITDWPTLAACQNGDPDALFVQGAEQNVAKRICRSCPVRYECLADALDNRIEFGVWGGMTERERRALLRRHPQVASWRKMFEAALKNKDKVLVNAG, encoded by the coding sequence ATGGGCATGATCACAGATTGGCCCACGTTGGCGGCGTGTCAGAACGGGGATCCTGACGCGCTGTTCGTGCAGGGCGCCGAACAGAACGTGGCGAAGCGGATCTGCCGCAGCTGCCCGGTGCGGTACGAGTGCCTGGCCGACGCGCTCGACAACCGCATCGAGTTCGGCGTGTGGGGTGGCATGACCGAGCGGGAACGCCGGGCGCTGTTGCGTCGTCACCCGCAGGTGGCGAGCTGGCGCAAGATGTTCGAGGCGGCCTTGAAGAACAAGGACAAGGTCCTGGTCAACGCCGGCTGA
- a CDS encoding ArsA-related P-loop ATPase — protein MRPDQPAPELDIDQILADPGVRIVVCCGSGGVGKTTTAAALALRAAERHGRRTVVLTIDPARRLAQSLGLNELDNTPRQVKGIDVETSGGELHAMMLDMKRTFDDVVLAHTDPAKAAEIFANPFYQAMSSTFAGTQEYMAMEKLGQLHARGEWDLIVVDTPPSRSALDFLDAPARLSRFLDGRMLRLLLAPARSGGRSMFSLVTASFGMFSRVVQKVLGAQLLTDLSGFVAALDSMFGGFRQRAEQTYRVLQARETAFLLVAVPEPDAVREAAYFAGRLSQERMPLAGLVLNRVHRPVVERPTAAESLAAAERLVELGGHEATVETLLAHAALSQQAARERRVARVFTDAFPAVPTVAVTAQPADVHDVDGLRTIGAAISRR, from the coding sequence GTGCGTCCCGATCAACCAGCACCGGAGCTGGACATCGACCAGATCCTCGCCGATCCCGGCGTGCGGATCGTGGTCTGCTGCGGTTCGGGCGGGGTGGGCAAGACCACCACTGCCGCCGCCCTCGCGCTCCGGGCCGCCGAGCGGCACGGCCGGCGCACGGTGGTGTTGACCATCGACCCGGCCCGGCGGCTGGCCCAGTCGCTCGGGCTCAACGAGCTGGACAACACCCCCCGGCAGGTCAAGGGGATCGACGTCGAGACCAGCGGCGGCGAGCTGCACGCCATGATGCTGGACATGAAGCGGACCTTCGACGACGTGGTGCTCGCGCACACCGATCCGGCGAAGGCGGCGGAGATCTTCGCCAACCCGTTCTACCAGGCGATGAGTTCCACCTTCGCCGGTACCCAGGAATACATGGCGATGGAGAAGCTGGGCCAGTTGCACGCCCGGGGCGAGTGGGACCTGATCGTGGTCGACACCCCGCCGTCCCGGTCCGCCCTGGACTTCCTCGACGCGCCGGCCCGGCTCTCCCGGTTTCTGGACGGGCGGATGCTGCGGCTGCTGCTGGCACCGGCCCGCAGTGGTGGTCGGAGCATGTTCAGCCTGGTGACCGCCTCGTTCGGGATGTTCTCCCGGGTGGTGCAGAAGGTGCTCGGCGCCCAGTTGCTCACTGACCTGTCCGGTTTCGTGGCGGCGCTGGACTCGATGTTCGGCGGCTTCCGGCAGCGCGCCGAGCAGACGTACCGGGTGCTCCAGGCACGGGAGACGGCGTTCCTGCTGGTCGCGGTCCCGGAGCCGGACGCGGTCCGGGAGGCGGCGTACTTCGCGGGCCGGCTCAGCCAGGAGCGGATGCCGCTGGCCGGCCTGGTGCTCAACCGGGTGCACCGGCCCGTCGTGGAGCGGCCGACCGCCGCCGAGAGCCTGGCCGCGGCCGAGCGGCTGGTGGAGCTGGGCGGGCACGAGGCGACCGTGGAGACCCTGTTGGCGCATGCCGCGCTCAGTCAGCAGGCGGCGCGGGAGCGGCGGGTCGCCCGGGTCTTCACCGACGCCTTCCCGGCGGTACCGACGGTGGCGGTGACGGCTCAGCCCGCCGACGTACACGACGTCGACGGGCTGCGCACGATCGGTGCCGCGATCAGCCGGCGTTGA
- a CDS encoding ArsA-related P-loop ATPase has translation MDADRASARWPARLHVITGKGGTGKTTVAAALALALASGGRRTLLVEVESRQGIAQLFGTDPLPYEERSIATARGGGEVRALAVDSEEALLEYLDMFYKLGAAGRALRKLGAIDFATTIAPGLRDVLLTGKVKEATTRTADKRRVYDAVVLDAPPTGRIGRFLNVTAETARLAKVGPIKTQSEGVAALLRSPMTAVHVVTLLEEMPVQETIDAIADLNSLRIPVGRLILNATRPPLLAGRVTQAELRRGLAAAGLPTDRATVAGLHAEARDQLIRRELEESLRADLVELGLPLVELPLLAEGVDRTGLDLIADTLLGAG, from the coding sequence GTGGACGCCGACCGGGCGAGTGCCCGGTGGCCGGCCCGGCTACACGTGATCACCGGTAAGGGCGGGACCGGCAAGACCACGGTCGCCGCCGCGCTGGCCCTGGCGCTGGCCAGCGGCGGTCGTCGTACCCTGCTGGTCGAGGTGGAGAGTCGGCAGGGCATCGCCCAGCTCTTCGGCACCGATCCCCTGCCGTACGAGGAGCGGTCGATCGCCACCGCGCGCGGCGGCGGCGAGGTGCGCGCCCTGGCCGTCGACTCCGAGGAGGCGCTCCTCGAGTACCTCGACATGTTCTACAAGCTCGGTGCGGCCGGCCGGGCCCTGCGCAAGCTCGGGGCGATCGACTTCGCCACCACGATCGCACCGGGGCTGCGGGACGTACTGCTCACCGGCAAGGTCAAGGAGGCGACCACCCGGACGGCCGACAAGCGCCGGGTGTACGACGCGGTGGTGCTGGACGCGCCGCCGACCGGTCGGATCGGCCGGTTCCTGAACGTCACCGCCGAGACGGCCCGGCTGGCCAAGGTCGGCCCGATCAAGACCCAGAGCGAGGGGGTGGCGGCGCTGCTCCGCTCCCCGATGACCGCCGTGCACGTGGTCACGCTGCTGGAGGAGATGCCGGTCCAGGAGACCATCGACGCGATCGCGGACCTGAACAGCCTGCGGATCCCGGTCGGGCGGCTGATCCTGAACGCGACCCGTCCGCCGCTGCTGGCCGGCCGGGTGACCCAGGCCGAGCTGCGCCGGGGGCTGGCGGCCGCCGGCCTGCCGACCGACCGGGCGACCGTCGCCGGCCTGCACGCCGAGGCCCGCGACCAGCTCATCCGGCGGGAGCTGGAGGAGTCGCTCCGGGCCGACCTGGTCGAGCTGGGGCTGCCCCTGGTGGAGCTGCCGCTGCTCGCCGAAGGGGTGGACCGCACCGGTCTGGACCTGATCGCCGACACACTGCTCGGCGCCGGCTGA
- a CDS encoding DUF4177 domain-containing protein, translating to MQKWEYATVPLLTHATKQILDNWGEDGWELVAVIPGPNPEQLVAYLKRAKP from the coding sequence ATGCAGAAGTGGGAGTACGCCACGGTGCCGCTGCTCACGCACGCCACCAAGCAGATTCTCGACAACTGGGGCGAGGACGGCTGGGAACTGGTGGCGGTGATACCCGGCCCGAACCCGGAGCAGCTCGTCGCGTACCTCAAGCGGGCCAAGCCGTGA
- a CDS encoding RidA family protein, with translation MTAGPHAKLAELGLVLPDVVPPLAAYVPAVQSGRQVYVSGQLPLRDGKLLATGRVGGGVSAEQAKDLAAQCALNALAAIDALVGLESVVKIVKVTGFVASADGFTGQPGVLNGASELFGTVFGEAGRHARSAVGVAELPLGAPVEVEVIVEVA, from the coding sequence GTGACGGCTGGGCCACACGCCAAGCTTGCCGAGTTGGGCCTCGTACTGCCCGACGTGGTGCCGCCGCTGGCCGCGTACGTGCCGGCCGTCCAGTCGGGCCGCCAGGTGTACGTCTCCGGTCAGTTGCCGTTGCGGGACGGCAAGCTGCTGGCCACCGGCAGGGTCGGTGGTGGGGTGTCGGCCGAGCAGGCGAAGGACCTGGCCGCGCAGTGTGCGCTCAACGCGCTCGCCGCGATCGACGCGCTGGTGGGTCTGGAGAGCGTCGTCAAGATCGTCAAGGTGACCGGTTTCGTGGCCTCCGCCGACGGGTTCACCGGGCAGCCCGGCGTGCTCAACGGCGCCTCGGAACTCTTCGGCACCGTCTTCGGCGAGGCCGGCCGGCACGCCCGCAGCGCGGTCGGGGTCGCCGAACTGCCGCTCGGTGCGCCGGTCGAGGTCGAGGTCATCGTCGAGGTGGCCTGA
- a CDS encoding MBL fold metallo-hydrolase, whose translation MTGHVTAPVAALADQLPGWATLVRAPNPGPMTLDGTNTWVLGAPGAGEVVVIDPGPLDEGHLAAVAERGPVAGVLVTHGHPDHTEGLERFLELTGAEPVTFRCAWSTVELAGLRIRLLVTPGHTADSLCFLVEGGDEQAVFTGDTILGRGTTVVAHPDGDLGDYLASLETLTEFAGVPALPGHGPPLADCAAAARFYLAHRQARLDQVRTARSRGARTAAEVVAMVYADVDRSLWPAAEWSVRAQLAYLDHENRESGPGAGGLESP comes from the coding sequence ATGACGGGGCATGTGACCGCGCCGGTGGCGGCGCTGGCCGACCAGCTACCGGGCTGGGCGACGCTGGTCCGTGCCCCCAACCCCGGGCCGATGACCCTGGACGGCACCAACACCTGGGTGCTGGGCGCCCCGGGCGCGGGTGAGGTGGTCGTGATCGACCCGGGGCCGCTCGACGAGGGTCACCTGGCCGCCGTCGCCGAACGCGGGCCGGTCGCCGGGGTGCTGGTCACGCACGGCCACCCGGACCACACCGAGGGGCTGGAGCGGTTTCTGGAGCTGACCGGCGCCGAGCCGGTGACCTTCCGCTGCGCCTGGTCGACGGTCGAGCTGGCCGGGCTGCGGATCCGGCTGCTGGTCACCCCGGGGCACACCGCCGACTCGCTCTGCTTCCTCGTCGAGGGGGGCGACGAGCAGGCCGTCTTCACCGGCGACACCATCCTCGGCCGGGGCACCACGGTCGTCGCGCATCCCGACGGAGACCTCGGGGACTACCTTGCCAGCCTGGAGACGCTGACCGAGTTCGCCGGGGTCCCGGCGCTGCCCGGGCACGGCCCGCCGCTGGCCGACTGCGCCGCCGCGGCCCGGTTCTACCTGGCCCACCGGCAGGCCCGGCTCGACCAGGTCCGCACCGCGCGCAGCCGGGGGGCACGCACCGCCGCCGAGGTGGTGGCGATGGTCTACGCGGACGTGGACCGGTCGCTCTGGCCGGCGGCCGAATGGTCCGTTCGGGCCCAGCTCGCCTATCTCGATCACGAGAACCGGGAATCCGGCCCGGGGGCCGGTGGGTTGGAAAGTCCGTGA